GTACTAAGCATTTGTATCTTCAGTTATTTGATGAGATAAAAAAATTAATTGAGCTATACAACATTAAGCCTCATACAAAATTGCCAACTATTAGATATCTTGCTGACAAGCTTAATGTGAATAATAGTACAATTGTAAATGCTTATAATAAGCTGGAAGCAGAAGGATTTATATATAAAAAGATTGGAAGTGGCACATTTGTTCAAGATATTAGAAATAAGGGAGTAAAAAAGCAAATTCTTGATGAAGAAACAAGTATGAGTATGGATAATTTTAATATAGATGTAAATGCTAGCTATAGTGAAAAAATAATTAACTTTGCTAGTACTGCACCTATGCCAGATTTGTTTCCTATAGATGATTTTAAATTGGTTTTAAATGAGGTTTTAGATAGGGATAAAGGAAGAGCTTTTACCTACCTGGAGAGTCAAGGATATTTAGATCTTAGAAAAGCCATATGTAATTATTTATTAGATTTTAATATTAAAACTTGCGAGGATAATGTTCATATAATATCAGGAGCACAGCAAGGAATAGATATTTTATCTAAGGCCTTAATTGAATATGGAAATGTTGTATTTACTGAAAATCCTACTTATACAGGTGCAATAGCTGTATTTAAGTCTAGGTCTGCTAGAATAGTAGAGATACCTATAAATAAGGATGGTATTGACCTAATAGATCTAGAATACAAGTTAAGAAGTTTTAAACCCAAATTTATTTATACAATGCCAAATTTTCAAAACCCTACTGGTTACTGCTATACTACTACGAAGATGAAGAAGTTAATAGAATTAGCTGAAAAGTATAATTTTTATATTATTGAAGATGACTATTTAAGTGACTTACATTCTATAGATAAACCACGAAACACTTTAAAATCACTTGATACAGCTGATAAAGTTATATATATAAAGAGTTTTTCTAAGGTTTTTATGCCTGGTT
The window above is part of the Proteiniborus sp. DW1 genome. Proteins encoded here:
- a CDS encoding PLP-dependent aminotransferase family protein, encoding MEVFNDIRLDKNSTKHLYLQLFDEIKKLIELYNIKPHTKLPTIRYLADKLNVNNSTIVNAYNKLEAEGFIYKKIGSGTFVQDIRNKGVKKQILDEETSMSMDNFNIDVNASYSEKIINFASTAPMPDLFPIDDFKLVLNEVLDRDKGRAFTYLESQGYLDLRKAICNYLLDFNIKTCEDNVHIISGAQQGIDILSKALIEYGNVVFTENPTYTGAIAVFKSRSARIVEIPINKDGIDLIDLEYKLRSFKPKFIYTMPNFQNPTGYCYTTTKMKKLIELAEKYNFYIIEDDYLSDLHSIDKPRNTLKSLDTADKVIYIKSFSKVFMPGLRLAFMIIPKTIYNEVISAKHISDISTSSLIQRAFHLYLEKKIWQKHIEQVNIAYSERYKTIIKSIKKHMPKQIKYILPEGGLNFWFSLPSGYSANELYKLCYKNKIAIAPGSLFDVWQRDTRHFRLSIASIHNDEIDSGISKLGKIITYFLKNNGKDSISVNLYNNLF